The Daucus carota subsp. sativus chromosome 7, DH1 v3.0, whole genome shotgun sequence genome window below encodes:
- the LOC108195912 gene encoding magnesium transporter MRS2-10 isoform X2: MADLKERFPPRRPASSKNSRDAACRTSARDQGLRSWIRVDASGESQVIEVDKLSMMRRCDLPARDLRLLDPSFVYPSTILGRDRAIVVNLEQIRCIITADEVFLFNSLDINVKQYVAELQRRLPTAGVGEVLQTESAELDQREGGNRSIENLYSNNSPHYLPFEFKALEVALEAACTFLDSKALELEISVNPLLDALTSKISTSNLERLRQIKRGLETLTKRVQKVRDEIEEVMDDADYMAKMYLTKRKSRMESTFYSDPSTPEYRFNDVAFSVSAPVTPVSSPPDRRKHEKSYSLARGRHESMGSSESATESVVALEMLLEAYFVVIDSTLNKLTSLREYIDDTEDLLNFQLLLIQFTVLLATASFVVALFGVVSDFETYMFQFRNSKFKWIMISTSVTEG, encoded by the exons ATGGCTGACCTGAAAGAGCGGTTTCCTCCTCGTAGACCTGCTTCGTCGAAAAACTCCAGGGATGCAGCATGTAGAACTTCTGCACGGGACCAGGGTCTTCGCTCATGGATCCGTGTTGATGCATCAGGGGAATCCCAAGTGATCGAGGTTGATAAGTTATCTATGATGCGTCGCTGTGATCTCCCTGCACGTGATCTACGCTTGCTTGATCCATCATTTGTTTATCCCTCGACAATACTTGGGAGAGACAGGGCGATAGTTGTCAACTTGGAGCAGATTCGATGTATTATTACAGCTGATGaggtttttctttttaattcttTGGATattaatgtaaagcagtatgtgGCGGAGCTGCAAAGACGGTTGCCAACTGCTGGAGTAGGGGAAGTTTTGCAGACCGAAAGTGCTGAATTAGACCAAAGGGAAGGTGGAAACCGATCAATTGAGAATTTATATAGCAACAACTCGCCTCATTATTTGCCATTTGAATTTAAGGCGCTTGAAGTAGCTCTGGAAGCTGCTTGTACATTTCTGGATAGTAAG GCATTAGAACTGGAGATCTCAGTTAATCCGCTGCTAGATGCACTAACGTCAAAGATCAGTACCTCAAACTTGGAGCGACTTCGTCAGATCAAAAGAGGACTTGAAACATTGACAAAGAGAGTTCAGAAG gttAGAGACGAGATAGAGGAGGTGATGGATGATGCTGATTATATGGCTAAAATGTATCTAACTAAAAGGAAAAGTAGAATGGAGTCAACATTCTATAGTGATCCTTCTACACCAGAATATAGATTCAATGATGTCGCGTTCTCTGTTTCTGCTCCTGTCACTCCTGTTTCTTCACCCCCTGATAGGCGTAAGCATGAAAAATCTTATAGCTTAGCTAGGGGTAGGCATGAGAGCATGGGGAGTTCAGAGAGTGCTACCGAGAGTGTAGTAGCTCTAGAGATGCTGTTAGAGGCTTATTTTGTCGTCATTGATAGCACTCTTAACAAGCTGACATCG CTGAGGGAGTATATTGATGACACAGAAGACTTGCTTAATTTTCAGCTG CTGCTCATACAGTTTACGGTTTTGCTCGCTACAGCGTCATTTGTTGTTGCTCTCTTTGGCGTGGTGTCGGATTTTGAAACGTATATGTTCCAGTTCCGgaattcaaaattcaagtggATCATGATAAGTACTTCCGTGACAG AAGGATGA
- the LOC108195912 gene encoding magnesium transporter MRS2-10 isoform X4 encodes MMRRCDLPARDLRLLDPSFVYPSTILGRDRAIVVNLEQIRCIITADEVFLFNSLDINVKQYVAELQRRLPTAGVGEVLQTESAELDQREGGNRSIENLYSNNSPHYLPFEFKALEVALEAACTFLDSKALELEISVNPLLDALTSKISTSNLERLRQIKRGLETLTKRVQKVRDEIEEVMDDADYMAKMYLTKRKSRMESTFYSDPSTPEYRFNDVAFSVSAPVTPVSSPPDRRKHEKSYSLARGRHESMGSSESATESVVALEMLLEAYFVVIDSTLNKLTSLREYIDDTEDLLNFQLLLIQFTVLLATASFVVALFGVVSDFETYMFQFRNSKFKWIMISTSVTGFVVFFSVLWFLKYIKKPFWMM; translated from the exons ATGATGCGTCGCTGTGATCTCCCTGCACGTGATCTACGCTTGCTTGATCCATCATTTGTTTATCCCTCGACAATACTTGGGAGAGACAGGGCGATAGTTGTCAACTTGGAGCAGATTCGATGTATTATTACAGCTGATGaggtttttctttttaattcttTGGATattaatgtaaagcagtatgtgGCGGAGCTGCAAAGACGGTTGCCAACTGCTGGAGTAGGGGAAGTTTTGCAGACCGAAAGTGCTGAATTAGACCAAAGGGAAGGTGGAAACCGATCAATTGAGAATTTATATAGCAACAACTCGCCTCATTATTTGCCATTTGAATTTAAGGCGCTTGAAGTAGCTCTGGAAGCTGCTTGTACATTTCTGGATAGTAAG GCATTAGAACTGGAGATCTCAGTTAATCCGCTGCTAGATGCACTAACGTCAAAGATCAGTACCTCAAACTTGGAGCGACTTCGTCAGATCAAAAGAGGACTTGAAACATTGACAAAGAGAGTTCAGAAG gttAGAGACGAGATAGAGGAGGTGATGGATGATGCTGATTATATGGCTAAAATGTATCTAACTAAAAGGAAAAGTAGAATGGAGTCAACATTCTATAGTGATCCTTCTACACCAGAATATAGATTCAATGATGTCGCGTTCTCTGTTTCTGCTCCTGTCACTCCTGTTTCTTCACCCCCTGATAGGCGTAAGCATGAAAAATCTTATAGCTTAGCTAGGGGTAGGCATGAGAGCATGGGGAGTTCAGAGAGTGCTACCGAGAGTGTAGTAGCTCTAGAGATGCTGTTAGAGGCTTATTTTGTCGTCATTGATAGCACTCTTAACAAGCTGACATCG CTGAGGGAGTATATTGATGACACAGAAGACTTGCTTAATTTTCAGCTG CTGCTCATACAGTTTACGGTTTTGCTCGCTACAGCGTCATTTGTTGTTGCTCTCTTTGGCGTGGTGTCGGATTTTGAAACGTATATGTTCCAGTTCCGgaattcaaaattcaagtggATCATGATAAGTACTTCCGTGACAGGTTTTGTCGTATTCTTTAGTGTATTGTGGTTTCTGAAATACATCAAAAAACCTTTCTGGATGATGTGA
- the LOC108195912 gene encoding magnesium transporter MRS2-1 isoform X1: MADLKERFPPRRPASSKNSRDAACRTSARDQGLRSWIRVDASGESQVIEVDKLSMMRRCDLPARDLRLLDPSFVYPSTILGRDRAIVVNLEQIRCIITADEVFLFNSLDINVKQYVAELQRRLPTAGVGEVLQTESAELDQREGGNRSIENLYSNNSPHYLPFEFKALEVALEAACTFLDSKALELEISVNPLLDALTSKISTSNLERLRQIKRGLETLTKRVQKVRDEIEEVMDDADYMAKMYLTKRKSRMESTFYSDPSTPEYRFNDVAFSVSAPVTPVSSPPDRRKHEKSYSLARGRHESMGSSESATESVVALEMLLEAYFVVIDSTLNKLTSLREYIDDTEDLLNFQLLLIQFTVLLATASFVVALFGVVSDFETYMFQFRNSKFKWIMISTSVTGFVVFFSVLWFLKYIKKPFWMM, encoded by the exons ATGGCTGACCTGAAAGAGCGGTTTCCTCCTCGTAGACCTGCTTCGTCGAAAAACTCCAGGGATGCAGCATGTAGAACTTCTGCACGGGACCAGGGTCTTCGCTCATGGATCCGTGTTGATGCATCAGGGGAATCCCAAGTGATCGAGGTTGATAAGTTATCTATGATGCGTCGCTGTGATCTCCCTGCACGTGATCTACGCTTGCTTGATCCATCATTTGTTTATCCCTCGACAATACTTGGGAGAGACAGGGCGATAGTTGTCAACTTGGAGCAGATTCGATGTATTATTACAGCTGATGaggtttttctttttaattcttTGGATattaatgtaaagcagtatgtgGCGGAGCTGCAAAGACGGTTGCCAACTGCTGGAGTAGGGGAAGTTTTGCAGACCGAAAGTGCTGAATTAGACCAAAGGGAAGGTGGAAACCGATCAATTGAGAATTTATATAGCAACAACTCGCCTCATTATTTGCCATTTGAATTTAAGGCGCTTGAAGTAGCTCTGGAAGCTGCTTGTACATTTCTGGATAGTAAG GCATTAGAACTGGAGATCTCAGTTAATCCGCTGCTAGATGCACTAACGTCAAAGATCAGTACCTCAAACTTGGAGCGACTTCGTCAGATCAAAAGAGGACTTGAAACATTGACAAAGAGAGTTCAGAAG gttAGAGACGAGATAGAGGAGGTGATGGATGATGCTGATTATATGGCTAAAATGTATCTAACTAAAAGGAAAAGTAGAATGGAGTCAACATTCTATAGTGATCCTTCTACACCAGAATATAGATTCAATGATGTCGCGTTCTCTGTTTCTGCTCCTGTCACTCCTGTTTCTTCACCCCCTGATAGGCGTAAGCATGAAAAATCTTATAGCTTAGCTAGGGGTAGGCATGAGAGCATGGGGAGTTCAGAGAGTGCTACCGAGAGTGTAGTAGCTCTAGAGATGCTGTTAGAGGCTTATTTTGTCGTCATTGATAGCACTCTTAACAAGCTGACATCG CTGAGGGAGTATATTGATGACACAGAAGACTTGCTTAATTTTCAGCTG CTGCTCATACAGTTTACGGTTTTGCTCGCTACAGCGTCATTTGTTGTTGCTCTCTTTGGCGTGGTGTCGGATTTTGAAACGTATATGTTCCAGTTCCGgaattcaaaattcaagtggATCATGATAAGTACTTCCGTGACAGGTTTTGTCGTATTCTTTAGTGTATTGTGGTTTCTGAAATACATCAAAAAACCTTTCTGGATGATGTGA
- the LOC108195912 gene encoding magnesium transporter MRS2-10 isoform X3, with protein MADLKERFPPRRPASSKNSRDAACRTSARDQGLRSWIRVDASGESQVIEVDKLSMMRRCDLPARDLRLLDPSFVYPSTILGRDRAIVVNLEQIRCIITADEVFLFNSLDINVKQYVAELQRRLPTAGVGEVLQTESAELDQREGGNRSIENLYSNNSPHYLPFEFKALEVALEAACTFLDSKALELEISVNPLLDALTSKISTSNLERLRQIKRGLETLTKRVQKVRDEIEEVMDDADYMAKMYLTKRKSRMESTFYSDPSTPEYRFNDVAFSVSAPVTPVSSPPDRRKHEKSYSLARGRHESMGSSESATESVVALEMLLEAYFVVIDSTLNKLTSLREYIDDTEDLLNFQLRHLLLLSLAWCRILKRICSSSGIQNSSGS; from the exons ATGGCTGACCTGAAAGAGCGGTTTCCTCCTCGTAGACCTGCTTCGTCGAAAAACTCCAGGGATGCAGCATGTAGAACTTCTGCACGGGACCAGGGTCTTCGCTCATGGATCCGTGTTGATGCATCAGGGGAATCCCAAGTGATCGAGGTTGATAAGTTATCTATGATGCGTCGCTGTGATCTCCCTGCACGTGATCTACGCTTGCTTGATCCATCATTTGTTTATCCCTCGACAATACTTGGGAGAGACAGGGCGATAGTTGTCAACTTGGAGCAGATTCGATGTATTATTACAGCTGATGaggtttttctttttaattcttTGGATattaatgtaaagcagtatgtgGCGGAGCTGCAAAGACGGTTGCCAACTGCTGGAGTAGGGGAAGTTTTGCAGACCGAAAGTGCTGAATTAGACCAAAGGGAAGGTGGAAACCGATCAATTGAGAATTTATATAGCAACAACTCGCCTCATTATTTGCCATTTGAATTTAAGGCGCTTGAAGTAGCTCTGGAAGCTGCTTGTACATTTCTGGATAGTAAG GCATTAGAACTGGAGATCTCAGTTAATCCGCTGCTAGATGCACTAACGTCAAAGATCAGTACCTCAAACTTGGAGCGACTTCGTCAGATCAAAAGAGGACTTGAAACATTGACAAAGAGAGTTCAGAAG gttAGAGACGAGATAGAGGAGGTGATGGATGATGCTGATTATATGGCTAAAATGTATCTAACTAAAAGGAAAAGTAGAATGGAGTCAACATTCTATAGTGATCCTTCTACACCAGAATATAGATTCAATGATGTCGCGTTCTCTGTTTCTGCTCCTGTCACTCCTGTTTCTTCACCCCCTGATAGGCGTAAGCATGAAAAATCTTATAGCTTAGCTAGGGGTAGGCATGAGAGCATGGGGAGTTCAGAGAGTGCTACCGAGAGTGTAGTAGCTCTAGAGATGCTGTTAGAGGCTTATTTTGTCGTCATTGATAGCACTCTTAACAAGCTGACATCG CTGAGGGAGTATATTGATGACACAGAAGACTTGCTTAATTTTCAGCTG CGTCATTTGTTGTTGCTCTCTTTGGCGTGGTGTCGGATTTTGAAACGTATATGTTCCAGTTCCGgaattcaaaattcaagtggATCATGA